Proteins encoded in a region of the Blastococcus sp. Marseille-P5729 genome:
- a CDS encoding alpha/beta fold hydrolase, translated as MAKRNKTLALVAGGLAGATAVLNTARVIAERATVRRLHERPDPYRDIEFGALPSDRHYTVTATDGTPLYVEEVGPMDAPVTVIFAHGYTHEMGSFHFQRLALSQNTDPTMRLVFFDQRSHGRSGHSEAADCTIDQLGADLEQVVEAASNEDDNVIVVGHSMGGMTIMGLADRRPGLFGTRIVGAVLMSTSAGNLMAAMRASLPSTLVQRALPALARGARFAPRSVERGRRLTADTIWLLIRRYAFGSEGASASLADYVDRMVSSTPLDVVADFYPTLAGHDKVQALAALAKAEVLIICGDEDKMTPLEHSELIAKEIPAADLFVVPGAGHMAMMEQPELCNEQVIGFVRRVLSPKRKKKPA; from the coding sequence ATGGCTAAGCGCAACAAGACGCTCGCGCTGGTCGCGGGTGGTCTCGCGGGCGCGACCGCGGTGCTGAACACCGCGCGCGTCATCGCCGAGCGCGCGACCGTGCGGCGGCTGCACGAGCGGCCCGATCCCTACCGCGACATCGAGTTCGGCGCGCTGCCCAGCGACCGCCACTACACCGTGACCGCCACCGACGGCACCCCGCTGTACGTCGAGGAGGTCGGCCCGATGGATGCGCCGGTGACGGTCATCTTCGCGCACGGGTACACCCACGAGATGGGCAGCTTCCACTTCCAGCGCCTCGCGTTGAGCCAGAACACCGATCCCACGATGCGGCTGGTCTTCTTCGACCAGCGCTCGCACGGGCGCTCCGGGCATTCCGAGGCCGCCGACTGCACCATCGACCAGCTCGGCGCTGACCTGGAGCAGGTCGTCGAGGCGGCCAGCAACGAGGACGACAACGTGATCGTGGTCGGCCACTCGATGGGCGGCATGACGATCATGGGCCTGGCCGATCGCCGGCCCGGCCTGTTCGGCACCCGGATCGTCGGGGCGGTGCTGATGTCGACGTCCGCCGGCAATCTCATGGCCGCGATGCGAGCCAGCCTGCCCTCGACCCTGGTGCAGCGCGCGCTGCCAGCCCTGGCCCGCGGCGCCCGGTTCGCCCCGCGCTCGGTCGAGCGTGGTCGCCGGCTCACCGCCGACACGATCTGGCTGCTGATCCGCCGCTACGCCTTCGGCAGCGAGGGAGCGTCTGCGTCGCTGGCGGACTACGTCGATCGGATGGTCTCCTCGACCCCCTTGGACGTCGTCGCGGACTTCTACCCGACGCTCGCCGGGCACGACAAGGTGCAGGCGCTGGCCGCGCTCGCCAAGGCCGAGGTGCTGATTATCTGCGGCGACGAGGACAAGATGACGCCGTTGGAGCACAGCGAGTTGATCGCGAAGGAGATCCCGGCCGCGGACCTGTTCGTCGTTCCCGGCGCGGGCCACATGGCGATGATGGAGCAGCCCGAGCTGTGCAACGAGCAGGTGATCGGCTTCGTGCGGCGGGTGCTCTCGCCGAAGCGCAAGAAGAAGCCCGCGTGA
- the tsaE gene encoding tRNA (adenosine(37)-N6)-threonylcarbamoyltransferase complex ATPase subunit type 1 TsaE translates to MSLPSACAAATPDELQAFAARVADRLRAGDLVILRGPLGAGKTTFAQGIGAGLGVRERLTSPTFVIARVHHGRLPVVHVDAYRIATIDELEDLGLDADLDASVTLVEWGSGLAEALSAEGHLLVDIERASDPDDETRIVRLEAHGPRWDETIAGEGA, encoded by the coding sequence GTGAGCCTGCCGTCCGCCTGCGCCGCGGCGACGCCCGATGAGCTTCAGGCCTTCGCCGCGCGGGTCGCCGATCGTCTGCGGGCTGGGGATCTGGTGATCCTGCGCGGACCCCTCGGTGCCGGGAAGACGACCTTCGCGCAGGGCATCGGCGCCGGCCTCGGCGTCCGCGAGCGGCTCACGTCGCCGACCTTCGTCATCGCTCGCGTGCACCACGGCCGGCTGCCCGTCGTCCACGTGGACGCCTACCGCATCGCCACCATCGACGAGCTCGAGGATCTGGGCCTGGACGCCGACCTCGACGCCTCGGTGACTCTCGTGGAGTGGGGCAGCGGCCTGGCCGAGGCGCTGTCGGCGGAGGGACACCTGCTTGTCGACATCGAGCGGGCCTCCGACCCTGACGACGAGACCCGGATCGTGCGGCTCGAGGCACACGGGCCACGATGGGACGAGACCATCGCAGGGGAGGGCGCGTGA
- the groL gene encoding chaperonin GroEL (60 kDa chaperone family; promotes refolding of misfolded polypeptides especially under stressful conditions; forms two stacked rings of heptamers to form a barrel-shaped 14mer; ends can be capped by GroES; misfolded proteins enter the barrel where they are refolded when GroES binds): MAKIVTFDTEARGALERGVNALANAVRVTLGPAGRNVVLDKKFGAPTITNDGVTIAREIELEDAQENMGAQLVKSVAVKTNDIAGDGTTSATVLSQAMVKEGLRNVAAGANPVELKRGIDKAVEAVTAELDKIAIPVEGSQSIAHVATISAQSESVGQLIAEAMERIGTDGVITVEEGSGMDTALELTEGMQFDKGYISAYFVNDPDSMEAAFDDAYVLLHQGKISTVADLLPLLEKVAQSGKPLVIIAEDVDGEALSTLVVNAIRKTFQVVAVKSPFFGDRRKAFMEDLAVVTGGQVIAPEIGLDLKSADLSLLGQARRVVVDKETTTLVDGAGGKEAVEGRTAQLRREIDETDSDWDREKLQERLAKLAGGVAVIKVGAATEVEMKEKKHRIEDAIAATRAAVEEGVVIGGGAAFVHAASALEGDLGVDGDTKTGVKVVREALSAPLYWIARNAGAEGSVVVEHVRKGAKGQGYNAATHEYAKLVDQGIIDPVKVSKAAVANAASVAAMLLTTQSAVSDAPEPEDDEAGHGHGHGHGH, encoded by the coding sequence ATGGCAAAGATCGTTACCTTCGACACCGAGGCCCGCGGGGCGCTCGAGCGCGGCGTCAACGCGCTCGCGAACGCCGTCCGCGTCACCCTCGGCCCCGCCGGGCGCAATGTCGTGCTCGACAAGAAGTTCGGCGCCCCGACCATCACCAACGACGGTGTGACCATCGCCCGCGAGATCGAGCTCGAGGACGCCCAGGAGAACATGGGTGCCCAGCTGGTCAAGTCGGTCGCGGTCAAGACCAACGACATCGCCGGCGACGGCACCACCTCGGCCACCGTCCTCTCGCAGGCGATGGTCAAGGAGGGCCTGCGCAATGTCGCGGCCGGCGCCAACCCGGTGGAGCTCAAGCGCGGCATCGACAAGGCCGTCGAGGCCGTCACCGCCGAGCTCGACAAGATCGCGATCCCCGTCGAGGGCTCGCAGTCGATTGCGCACGTCGCGACCATCTCGGCACAGAGCGAGTCGGTCGGCCAGCTCATCGCCGAGGCGATGGAGCGGATCGGCACCGACGGCGTCATCACCGTCGAGGAGGGCTCCGGCATGGACACCGCCCTCGAGCTGACCGAGGGCATGCAGTTCGACAAGGGCTACATCTCGGCGTACTTCGTCAACGACCCCGACTCGATGGAGGCGGCCTTCGACGACGCCTACGTGCTGCTGCACCAGGGCAAGATCTCCACCGTGGCCGACCTGCTGCCGCTGTTGGAGAAGGTCGCGCAGTCGGGCAAGCCCCTGGTGATCATCGCCGAGGACGTCGACGGTGAGGCGCTGTCGACGCTCGTCGTGAACGCGATCCGCAAGACCTTCCAGGTCGTCGCGGTCAAGTCGCCGTTCTTCGGCGACCGGCGCAAGGCGTTCATGGAGGACCTCGCGGTCGTCACCGGCGGCCAGGTCATCGCGCCCGAGATCGGGCTGGACCTGAAGTCCGCCGACCTGTCTCTGCTTGGCCAGGCCCGTCGCGTCGTCGTCGACAAGGAGACCACCACCCTGGTCGACGGTGCCGGCGGTAAGGAGGCGGTCGAGGGCCGCACCGCGCAGCTGCGCCGCGAGATCGACGAGACCGACAGCGACTGGGACCGCGAGAAGCTCCAGGAGCGGTTGGCCAAGCTCGCCGGCGGCGTCGCCGTTATCAAGGTCGGCGCGGCCACCGAGGTCGAGATGAAGGAGAAGAAGCACCGCATTGAGGACGCCATCGCGGCGACCCGGGCTGCGGTCGAGGAGGGCGTCGTGATCGGCGGCGGCGCCGCGTTCGTGCACGCCGCCTCGGCGCTCGAGGGTGATCTCGGCGTGGACGGCGACACCAAGACCGGTGTGAAGGTCGTGCGCGAGGCGCTGTCGGCCCCGCTGTACTGGATCGCCCGCAACGCCGGCGCGGAGGGCTCGGTCGTCGTCGAGCACGTGCGCAAGGGTGCGAAGGGCCAGGGCTACAACGCCGCCACCCATGAGTACGCCAAGCTCGTGGACCAGGGCATCATCGACCCGGTCAAGGTCTCCAAGGCCGCGGTCGCGAACGCGGCGTCCGTGGCCGCGATGCTGCTGACCACGCAGTCCGCGGTCAGCGACGCACCCGAGCCGGAGGACGACGAGGCCGGTCATGGCCACGGCCATGGGCACGGCCACTAG
- the rimI gene encoding ribosomal protein S18-alanine N-acetyltransferase, with the protein MTDDAYRAMTTADLPAILVLEDELFGSQAWTEQMLRDELADPATRWYVVAEQAGEVVGYAGLAVFGDEAHVMTIGTTLDRQGQGIGRRLLRALLAEAERRGAVRVILEVRVDNAAAIGMYESEGFQTVGLRKRYYQPEDVDAAVMIRG; encoded by the coding sequence ATGACTGATGACGCCTACCGTGCGATGACGACGGCCGACCTGCCCGCCATCCTCGTGCTGGAGGATGAGCTGTTCGGATCGCAGGCGTGGACCGAGCAGATGCTGCGCGACGAGCTGGCCGACCCGGCGACCCGCTGGTACGTCGTCGCGGAGCAGGCAGGCGAGGTCGTCGGCTACGCGGGGCTCGCCGTGTTCGGCGACGAGGCGCACGTGATGACCATCGGAACCACGCTCGACCGGCAGGGCCAGGGCATCGGAAGGCGGCTGCTGCGGGCGCTGCTGGCCGAGGCCGAGCGGCGCGGCGCGGTTCGGGTCATCCTGGAGGTGCGGGTCGATAACGCTGCAGCCATCGGGATGTACGAGAGCGAGGGGTTTCAGACAGTGGGTCTGCGTAAGCGCTACTACCAGCCGGAGGACGTCGACGCGGCGGTGATGATCCGTGGCTGA
- the tsaB gene encoding tRNA (adenosine(37)-N6)-threonylcarbamoyltransferase complex dimerization subunit type 1 TsaB: MRLLAIDTATPRIMTGVVELADGTPTQRSVSSETGATAHAEILAPSIERVVREAELAMGDLEGIVAGLGPGPFTGLRVGIVTAAALGDALEIPAWGVCSLDALAPREGRTLVVTDARRREVYFAVYEGIQRVVGPEVAAAADALAAAGEVDAVIHAGAEKYLDELAAAAPVREVLPTPVSLVAAAVRTGAIDVQPTPLQPIYIRRPDAAEPKARPRLHVTGPS; the protein is encoded by the coding sequence GTGAGGCTGCTGGCCATCGACACGGCGACACCGCGGATCATGACCGGGGTCGTCGAGCTCGCGGACGGGACGCCGACCCAGCGGTCGGTGTCCTCCGAGACCGGGGCGACGGCGCACGCCGAGATCCTGGCGCCGTCGATCGAGCGGGTAGTACGCGAGGCCGAGCTCGCGATGGGCGACCTGGAAGGGATCGTCGCCGGCCTCGGACCGGGTCCGTTCACCGGGCTGCGAGTGGGCATCGTGACCGCCGCGGCGCTGGGTGACGCGCTGGAGATCCCCGCCTGGGGAGTGTGCTCGCTCGACGCGCTCGCGCCACGGGAGGGGCGCACCCTGGTCGTGACTGACGCCCGGCGCCGAGAGGTCTACTTTGCGGTGTATGAAGGGATCCAGCGGGTGGTCGGCCCGGAGGTCGCAGCAGCTGCCGATGCGCTCGCCGCGGCAGGCGAGGTCGACGCCGTGATCCACGCGGGCGCGGAGAAGTACCTCGACGAGCTGGCTGCGGCGGCCCCCGTACGGGAGGTCCTGCCGACCCCGGTCTCCCTGGTGGCCGCGGCGGTGCGCACCGGCGCGATCGACGTGCAGCCGACGCCGCTGCAACCCATATACATCCGTCGTCCGGACGCCGCCGAGCCCAAGGCCCGGCCGCGGCTCCACGTGACCGGCCCGAGTTGA
- the alr gene encoding alanine racemase, giving the protein MSVHPPLSPGMAVLDIDLAALTHNTATLRARVGRPLMAVVKADGYGHGIVESARAALAGGADALGVTILDEARTLRGAGIEARVLSWLHTPGTDFAWALGAGVELGVSTIEALEAIADAGDGGVVHLKIDTGLGRAGCPPDQWPALVARAAELESARRVRIAGVWSHFAFADAPGHPTVQAQITALHEAAEVARASGLDGFALHIANSAASLTDPGAWCDMVRPGVSLYGLDPMGGDPSEYDLWPAMRASARVLMVKEVPAGTGVSYGLTYTTSRATRLAVVPVGYADGIPRAASGRAPVTIDGVRYPIAGRVCMDQFVVDVGDADVHAGDEVVLWGDAAYDEPTAQEWADAAGTIHYEIVARAGGRFARRHHNDLRGRAHG; this is encoded by the coding sequence GTGAGCGTCCACCCACCATTGAGCCCCGGCATGGCCGTGCTCGACATCGATCTGGCAGCCCTGACCCACAACACGGCGACACTGCGCGCGCGGGTCGGCCGTCCGTTGATGGCCGTCGTCAAGGCCGATGGCTACGGCCACGGGATCGTGGAATCCGCCCGGGCAGCGCTCGCAGGTGGCGCCGACGCGCTCGGCGTCACAATTCTCGACGAGGCACGCACCCTTCGCGGGGCGGGGATCGAAGCCCGCGTCCTGTCGTGGCTGCACACCCCCGGGACCGACTTCGCCTGGGCGCTCGGTGCTGGCGTCGAGCTCGGGGTCTCCACGATCGAGGCGCTCGAGGCCATCGCGGACGCCGGTGACGGAGGCGTCGTCCACCTCAAGATCGACACCGGGCTGGGCCGGGCCGGCTGCCCGCCGGATCAGTGGCCGGCGCTCGTTGCCCGGGCCGCCGAGCTCGAGTCGGCGCGGCGGGTGCGGATCGCCGGCGTCTGGAGCCATTTCGCGTTCGCCGACGCGCCCGGCCACCCCACCGTCCAGGCCCAGATCACGGCCCTGCACGAGGCGGCCGAAGTGGCTCGCGCGTCGGGTCTGGACGGCTTCGCGCTGCACATCGCGAACTCCGCCGCGAGCCTGACCGACCCAGGTGCCTGGTGCGACATGGTGCGACCAGGGGTGTCGCTGTACGGGCTCGACCCGATGGGCGGCGACCCGAGCGAGTACGACCTGTGGCCCGCGATGCGCGCCAGCGCGCGGGTGCTGATGGTCAAGGAGGTCCCCGCCGGTACCGGCGTCTCCTACGGCCTCACCTACACGACATCGCGCGCCACCCGGCTCGCGGTGGTGCCCGTCGGGTACGCCGACGGCATCCCGCGCGCGGCCAGCGGGCGTGCACCGGTGACGATCGACGGCGTTCGATACCCGATCGCCGGCCGGGTGTGCATGGACCAGTTCGTCGTCGACGTCGGGGACGCGGACGTGCATGCCGGTGACGAGGTCGTGCTGTGGGGCGATGCGGCGTACGACGAGCCCACCGCGCAGGAGTGGGCGGACGCCGCCGGAACGATTCACTACGAGATCGTCGCGCGCGCCGGGGGACGCTTCGCCCGGCGCCACCATAACGACCTCCGAGGGAGAGCACATGGCTAA
- the groES gene encoding co-chaperone GroES: MAKVAIKPLEDRVVVQANEAETTTASGLVIPDTAKEKPQEGTVVAVGPGRIDDKGNRVPMDVKEGDVVIYSKYGGTEVKYGGEEYLVLSARDLLAIVEK, encoded by the coding sequence ATGGCAAAGGTGGCCATCAAGCCGCTTGAGGACCGCGTCGTCGTCCAGGCTAACGAGGCAGAGACCACGACCGCATCCGGTCTGGTCATTCCCGACACGGCGAAGGAGAAGCCCCAGGAGGGCACCGTCGTCGCCGTCGGACCCGGCCGCATCGATGACAAGGGCAACCGCGTGCCGATGGATGTCAAGGAAGGCGACGTCGTCATCTACTCGAAGTACGGCGGCACCGAGGTGAAGTACGGCGGCGAGGAGTACCTCGTCCTGTCGGCCCGCGATCTGCTGGCCATCGTCGAGAAGTAG
- the tsaD gene encoding tRNA (adenosine(37)-N6)-threonylcarbamoyltransferase complex transferase subunit TsaD — MAELLTRGGSAPLILGFETSCDETGVGIVRGEQLLANEIASSVDQHARFGGVVPEVASRAHLEAMVPTVQRALKQAGVTLHDIDALSVTGGPGLAGALLVGAAAAKAYALAIGKPLYAVNHLAAHVAVDIVEHGPLPEPTMALLVSGGHSSILQVDDITSSITPLGATIDDAAGEAFDKVARLLQLGFPGGPAIDRLATQGDSAAIGFPRGLTGPGDAPLDFSFSGLKTAVARWVEAKQRAGEPIPVADVAASFQEAVVDVLTMKTIKACTERGVEHLQIGGGVAANSRLRAMAQERCDRAGITLRVPRAGLCTDNGAMVAALGAQLVERGLAPSDLAFSATSYLPVDEIRL; from the coding sequence GTGGCTGAGCTGCTCACCCGAGGCGGCTCGGCACCGCTGATCCTCGGCTTCGAGACTTCCTGCGACGAGACCGGTGTCGGGATCGTCCGGGGCGAGCAGCTGCTGGCCAACGAGATCGCCTCCAGCGTCGATCAGCATGCCCGCTTCGGCGGCGTCGTCCCCGAGGTGGCCTCCCGGGCGCACCTCGAGGCGATGGTCCCGACGGTGCAGCGGGCGCTGAAGCAGGCCGGGGTCACGCTGCATGACATCGACGCGCTCTCCGTGACCGGGGGGCCGGGCCTCGCTGGTGCGCTCCTGGTCGGCGCTGCCGCCGCGAAGGCATATGCACTGGCGATCGGGAAGCCGCTCTACGCGGTCAATCACCTCGCCGCCCACGTCGCGGTCGACATCGTGGAGCACGGGCCGCTGCCCGAACCGACCATGGCGCTGCTGGTCTCCGGCGGCCACTCGTCGATCCTGCAGGTCGACGACATCACCTCGTCCATCACGCCGCTGGGCGCGACGATCGACGACGCGGCGGGAGAGGCCTTCGACAAGGTCGCCCGCCTGCTGCAGCTGGGCTTCCCGGGTGGGCCGGCCATCGACCGGCTCGCGACACAGGGGGACTCCGCAGCGATCGGGTTCCCGCGGGGCCTCACCGGACCCGGCGACGCGCCGCTGGACTTCTCGTTCTCCGGCCTGAAGACGGCGGTCGCCCGCTGGGTGGAGGCCAAGCAGCGCGCCGGTGAGCCGATCCCCGTGGCGGACGTCGCCGCGTCCTTCCAGGAGGCGGTCGTCGACGTCCTGACCATGAAGACCATCAAGGCGTGCACCGAGCGCGGCGTCGAGCACCTGCAGATCGGCGGCGGCGTCGCGGCGAACTCGCGGCTGCGGGCGATGGCCCAGGAGCGCTGCGACCGCGCCGGCATCACGCTTCGGGTGCCGCGCGCCGGGCTGTGCACTGACAACGGCGCGATGGTGGCGGCCCTCGGGGCACAGCTGGTCGAGCGCGGCCTCGCGCCGTCCGACCTGGCCTTCTCGGCCACCAGCTATCTCCCCGTCGACGAGATCCGCCTCTGA
- a CDS encoding class I SAM-dependent methyltransferase has translation MDLEVMRALASDDGRTAIDAAVAALAAGADELSVVNRLRRALDAPVAAAVLTQAQLRPRAAAKLGGRAGDLLLLPDSLEQASRPEVSAVRAQRLLDAGVTRVVDAGAGLGADSIAYAEAGLQVTAVERDPLVAEVLRHNAEPFGVHVIEGDAIGLLHSGEIGRAEGTAVYVDPARRSNGRRLFDPEECTPPLSVLVELADAGVPIVAKMSPSLGVDDVPAGWDADWVSTQTEHGRSVVEASIWSPLLAKGSRRAVVLLRSAAGDTWDCSDLSSEPATGTPSEPVAGTPSGPVASYVYEPDGAVNQAEVVDELAAILDGWLIEPRIAYLTSDLAVDTPFAHRYRVVDQLPWSKRALARRLASIDASDLVIKKRGVTVDPTALRRQLLPRLRSRTGAPLVVILSPHAGRVVALLAHAA, from the coding sequence GTGGACCTCGAGGTCATGCGCGCGCTCGCCTCGGACGACGGGCGTACCGCCATCGATGCCGCTGTCGCCGCGCTCGCCGCCGGTGCTGACGAGCTGTCGGTAGTGAACCGGCTGCGGAGGGCGCTCGATGCCCCGGTCGCCGCGGCCGTGCTGACCCAGGCTCAGCTCCGTCCGCGCGCAGCGGCCAAGCTGGGCGGTCGGGCCGGCGACCTGCTGCTGCTGCCCGACTCCCTCGAGCAGGCGTCCCGTCCAGAGGTGTCGGCGGTGCGCGCCCAGCGGCTCCTGGACGCCGGGGTCACCCGGGTGGTGGACGCCGGCGCGGGTCTGGGAGCCGACTCGATCGCGTACGCCGAGGCAGGGCTGCAGGTCACCGCCGTCGAGCGCGACCCCCTGGTCGCCGAGGTGCTGCGCCACAACGCCGAGCCGTTCGGCGTCCACGTCATTGAGGGCGATGCGATCGGGCTTCTGCACTCCGGTGAGATCGGGCGGGCCGAAGGCACAGCGGTGTACGTCGATCCAGCGCGCCGGAGCAACGGCCGTCGGCTGTTCGACCCGGAGGAGTGCACACCGCCGCTATCGGTGCTCGTTGAGCTCGCGGACGCCGGTGTGCCGATCGTGGCGAAGATGTCGCCCTCGCTCGGGGTGGACGACGTCCCGGCCGGTTGGGACGCCGACTGGGTCTCGACGCAGACCGAGCATGGGCGCTCGGTGGTCGAGGCGAGCATCTGGTCTCCCCTGCTAGCAAAGGGATCGCGGCGGGCAGTCGTGCTGCTGCGCTCGGCGGCCGGGGACACGTGGGACTGCTCCGATCTCTCGTCGGAGCCGGCCACCGGCACGCCGTCCGAGCCGGTTGCCGGGACGCCGTCCGGCCCGGTTGCCAGCTATGTCTACGAACCGGATGGTGCGGTCAACCAGGCGGAAGTGGTCGACGAGCTCGCCGCGATCCTCGATGGCTGGCTCATTGAGCCACGGATCGCTTACCTCACAAGCGATCTCGCTGTCGACACCCCGTTCGCGCATCGCTACCGGGTAGTCGACCAGCTCCCCTGGTCGAAGCGGGCGCTGGCCCGCCGGCTGGCGTCGATCGACGCATCGGACCTGGTGATCAAGAAACGCGGCGTCACCGTCGACCCGACGGCGCTACGGCGCCAACTGTTGCCCCGGCTTCGCTCGCGTACCGGCGCACCGCTGGTCGTCATCCTGTCCCCCCACGCGGGCCGGGTGGTCGCGCTGCTGGCGCACGCCGCCTGA
- a CDS encoding TetR/AcrR family transcriptional regulator, with the protein MTGTLGLREEKKSQTRRAIADAALRLASERGYSNVTVAQIAAAAGVSRRTFSNYFPSKADCFTAVVDDRFLADIAPELLASDGSGVRERLAAAFQKADPAFWDDLARVHQLIQTEPEVAAAIALAEKRQCEDVVAGLVAASDGSIDRLRLWLTVAVVSTCINTCVESWLADGGRGGHKRLAEMVASSLQILDLSWLDPHIGALHSYHQATHP; encoded by the coding sequence GTGACCGGGACACTGGGGCTCCGCGAGGAGAAGAAGTCGCAGACCCGCCGCGCCATCGCGGACGCCGCCCTGCGGCTCGCGTCCGAGCGCGGCTATTCGAACGTGACCGTGGCGCAGATCGCCGCCGCCGCGGGGGTCTCGCGACGCACCTTCTCGAACTACTTCCCCTCCAAGGCCGACTGCTTCACCGCCGTGGTCGACGACCGCTTTCTCGCCGACATCGCTCCCGAGCTGCTGGCCAGCGACGGCAGCGGCGTGCGCGAACGGCTGGCCGCGGCCTTTCAGAAGGCCGATCCGGCCTTCTGGGACGATCTGGCGCGCGTGCACCAGCTGATCCAGACCGAGCCGGAGGTCGCGGCCGCCATCGCGCTGGCCGAGAAGCGTCAGTGTGAGGACGTCGTCGCCGGGCTCGTCGCGGCCAGTGACGGCAGCATCGACCGGCTCCGGCTGTGGTTGACAGTCGCCGTCGTCAGCACGTGCATCAACACCTGCGTCGAGAGCTGGTTGGCGGACGGCGGCCGCGGCGGCCACAAGCGGTTGGCCGAGATGGTCGCCAGCTCGCTGCAGATCCTCGACCTCTCCTGGCTCGACCCGCACATCGGCGCCCTGCACAGCTATCACCAAGCCACCCACCCGTAA